The DNA segment CTACATCAAATCGAGAGCGACGCATATCGTCGAACGTGAGATACCCACCTAACAAAGGGGATCGCCAAAACAGGCGATTCTCAAGGTCCTGGTAGTACTGCGGAGCTTGAGATAGATCTAAACCAAACGGAATCCGCATGCGACCGAATGTCGCTCGAAAACGATTTAGTACGGGATTGCCAATTTGTATGACCGCGTAATCAACAAATCTCGCCTTTGAGCGAGTCTCGCCGTAGTTGAGTGCATAAACATCCCGCCACCGCCAAAGGCCATGGGCAGACACATAGGGTCCGGTAAAAACGCTCGCCGCAAAGCCTCCGTAGGGTATCCAATTACCAAGGCGGCGCGTTTCGGCATAGGTAGTCGCCTCAATACCTACGCCTCCCCTTAGGCAGCTCTGAAGTCCCAAACTAGAGGGACCAGGTGATGCTAGCGGATCGCGTCCAAGATCGCATTGCCTGATCAGCCATGGGTTAGCGTACACAAACTCGCAGGGAGTAGTTAGCCAGAGGGCAACACCGAGAATGATAGTGCCGATAAGACTTACCGTAGGAGGCATAACCAATGCAGTCCTTGATCGCTAACGCACCCATTATAAGACAATTTTATAGGTCGTTAACTATCATCCCCAACCATGGACCGCTATGCAATGAACTTATGATGACAGGCAGCCAACCAGAGCCTTAAAAGCATCGCCCCAAATGTCCGTCGCTAACAATTTACTTTTGATAAAATCGAGAGCTTCAAATCGACTTCGACGACTCTGGTAAGACCTGGCGGAGGTTAAAGCGTCAAATATGTCGGCTAGGGTCGCTATCTGCACCTCGGGTAACAGTTGATTTTTATCCAAGCCGTGTGGGTAACCTTGCCCACTGCGCTTTTCATGGTGGTGTAGGATGATCTCTTTTGCACTGATCGCAAGATTGCTTTGCTTCAAATCATCATACCCAGCTTGAGGGTGTGACCTAAGTATTGCCCACTCCGACTCAGTTAGAGCTCCGCCCTTATTAAGCAAGGTCGGAGGAACCTGTTTTTTACCAATATCATGAAAAATGCCTCCCAAAGCTAAGTCACGAAGGACCACAGGGTCACTCACCCCCATGGTGACAGCAATCGCTACTGTGTAGGCAGACACCCGAACACTGTGGTGATAGGTGTACAGATCGTGGTGGATGAGGTCACTCAACCCAAGCACTGATTGCGGATCCTCGAGCACACATTCGGTAAGGTCGCCTGCGATCTGATTGGCCTTGGCAACACAGGAGTCCGTCAGCTCCCCCTCGAATAAATACTGAGAGAACTTAGCTCCAACTTCCTCAATTGCTTTCATCCGCTCAACTGGAG comes from the Deltaproteobacteria bacterium genome and includes:
- a CDS encoding HD domain-containing protein, whose product is MWRNRMNHPASSDKCVSFELYPVDSLIDNSVTDFDLFVQVADHSVLYSGPGYRWSRDELTGLLHGGHEHLRIRKSDLGKAKMYQACSKLPALCRELAPVERMKAIEEVGAKFSQYLFEGELTDSCVAKANQIAGDLTECVLEDPQSVLGLSDLIHHDLYTYHHSVRVSAYTVAIAVTMGVSDPVVLRDLALGGIFHDIGKKQVPPTLLNKGGALTESEWAILRSHPQAGYDDLKQSNLAISAKEIILHHHEKRSGQGYPHGLDKNQLLPEVQIATLADIFDALTSARSYQSRRSRFEALDFIKSKLLATDIWGDAFKALVGCLSS